The proteins below are encoded in one region of Lonchura striata isolate bLonStr1 chromosome 1, bLonStr1.mat, whole genome shotgun sequence:
- the WIPF3 gene encoding WAS/WASL-interacting protein family member 3, which produces MPVPPPPPPPPPPPPPPPSGGPPPPPPPPLASSEIPKLRKEDQKARNALLADIQQGTRLRKVTQINDRSAPQIEKPKGANRDGGNPAVNKGGSQQPLGGLFAGGFPVLRPAGQRDMTGRPAGQLSGGRAASPRACAPPSSGAAKASSSPEGPRAAVPPEGPGSSRAAAGAGPGRPSLPAPPPPPPAASKPSLTFPPPPAVPPPNDRPAKAGAAGAAAPAPLPPAQADRPAQPQAGAPPPPPPPPLPPVPPCGHPARAAEAPAAAAPAEGRDCPLPPPPPPPHAQPPAPSRLPFPPSPASCGADVPPPLPPKSPHLLSQFHKPSNIQSLPLPPTPGPPQPAAVGETRKKRPGRGAGTGAGKLVTPPQPPARSPTTELTSKSGVSAWATAHDPYTPLKNGNMHIIDDFESKFTFHSVEDFPPPDEFKPFQKTYPSKIPRDPSKNPPLRTHVR; this is translated from the exons ATGCCTGTGCCACCGCCGccaccaccacctcctcctccaccacctCCACCACCTTCTGGAGGTCCccctccaccaccaccaccaccactg GCAAGCTCAGAGATACCAAAATTGCGAAAGGAAGACCAGAAAGCACGAAACGCACTCTTGGCTGATATCCAGCAGGGAACTCGCCTAAGGAAAGTGACCCAAATCAACGACCGCAGCGCACCACAGATTGAAA AACCCAAAGGAGCTAACAGAGATGGAGGTAACCCAGCTGTTAATAAAGGTGGCtctcagcagcctctgggaGGTTTATTTGCTGGTGGCTTTCCTGTTCTCAGACCAGCAGGCCAGAGGGACATGACAG GGAGGCCCGCTGGGCAGCTCTCCGGAGGCCGCGCCGCATCCCCCAGAGCCTGCGCCCCGCCCAGCAGCGGCGCCGCCAAGGCGAGCAGCAGCCCCGAGGGCCCGAGGGCAGCTGTGCCCCCGGAGGGTCCCGGCTCCTCCCGAGCAGCAGCGGGAGCGGGCCCCGGCCGGCCCAGcctgcccgcgccgcctcccccgccccccGCTGCCAGCAAGCCTTCCCTcaccttccctcctcctcccgccgTGCCCCCTCCCAACGACCGCCCTGCCAAGGCGGGGGCCGccggcgccgctgccccggccccgctccctcccGCTCAGGCCGACAGACCCGCCCAGCCTCAGGCAggcgccccgccgccccctcctcctcctccgctgccccccgtgcccccctgCGGGCACCCGGCCCGGGCGGCCgaggcccccgcggccgccgctccggCCGAAGGAAGGGACTGTCCCctgcccccgccgccgccgccgccgcacgcccagcccccggccccgaGCCGGCTCCCCTTTCCCCCCTCCCCGGCCTCCTGCGGCGCCGACGTGCCCCCTCCGCTGCCCCCCAAGTCTCCGCACTTGCTGTCGCAGTTCCATAAGCCAAGCAACATCCAGTCGCTGCCGCTGCCACCCACCCCCGGCCCCCCTCAGCCCGCAGCCGTGGGGGAGACCAGGAAGAAGAGACCCGGCCGAGGCGCAG GAACTGGTGCTGGGAAGCTGGTCACACCTCCACAGCCACCTGCAAGATCCCCAACAACTGAACTTACAAGCAAGTCTGGAGTCTCAGCCTGGGCTACAGCTCATGACCCCTACACACCacttaaaaatggaaatatgcACATCATTG ATGACTTTGAATCTAAATTTACTTTCCATTCTGTGGAAGATTTCCCTCCACCTGATGAATTCAAACCATTTCAGAAAACATATCCCAGCAAGATACCCAGAG ATCCCTCTAAAAATCCTCCATTAAGAACACACGTGAGATGA